Genomic window (Salvelinus fontinalis isolate EN_2023a chromosome 3, ASM2944872v1, whole genome shotgun sequence):
TGGTCCTCATGAAACTGAAACATTCTACTCATATAACTACTGACAGAAACTGGCCCACATTCACCATGAGATCATGTAGAGGGAGTTAATGGCCTCTTGACAGCCAATTTTCCTGAAAGCAGAACGAGGAAAAAAGGAATTGCCTCCTCAATTTTCCAAGGAATATAAATCAATATAAATCTTTAGATAACTACTGCAGAGAAAATGAAAGTATTGGATGAACCCTGCTACTCAAAACAAAGCTCTGCCATAGCTAAGAGATCAACATTCAGTGCAGAGACACTCCCCAGAATAGCAATGTCCTGTATAAGAAGTGTCAAATGGGTACATAGAATCATGCCTGGGCTTTCAGAATGTTTTGTTTTTCGACCATGCCATGGCATTGTCGCAGATTACATAATCTGGCCTAGTCTCAAATAAACAAACACTGCCaagacatacaggtaactgccaaaataaagggaacaccaacataaagtgtcttaattggGTGTTGGGCCACCGCGAGCCAGAAGAtctgtgtctggaactctattggagggatgcgacaccattcttcaacAAGAAATtctataatttggtgttttgttgttggacgtggaaaatgctgtctcaggtGCCGCTCCAGACTCTTCCATAAGTGTTTAATTGGTGTAAGATTTGGTGACTGAtatggccatggcatatggttaacATCGTTGTCATGTTCATCAAAtcattcagtgaccacttgtgccctgtcattgtcatcctatggggggcATAATCATGGTATCCAAAATAATGGCTAACATAATGACCTGCCCAGTATATTTATActtgaccctaagcatgatgggatgttaattgcttaattaactcaggaccCACacgtgtggaagcacctgctttcaatatactttgtatacctcatttactcaagtgtttccattattttggtagttacctgTACATCAACCTGGAAAATGTAGGAATATAATGACTGGTATTAGAATCCGATGCTCTTTATTATCAACATGAGAGCATTTTCTAAATTACAATATTATTATCACTAAAACAGACTGCATAATATAAAATGTACAATCAAAAATGTACAGTCATTCAAAACCTTTATGGATATTACTAACAGAAAAATTACAGTTTAAATGTCAAAATTGTGTTGACCATGGAAGACAGGCTTGTGACTGTGACAACGGAAATGGGCATGGAAATGGAATGCAGAACTTACCAAGCATCTTGGTGGCTTGTCTCCTACGCCCTCGCTCTACGTGGATTCTCCAGTTGGTGTTGGTGCTACAGTTCTTCCTCATCGTTCCCTGGGAAAGGTGTCGCTCCCTGCCCAGCTGGATGCCCATCACTAGGTACAGACCGCTCATCACCGTCATGGGCACAATATAGAAGCACGCAGTGGTGATCAGGATCACCAGGTTATAGATCCACGGGGCCCCTATCAAACTGCATATGGCTGACTCTGCCACCTTCTCCGGGAGATTCAAGTAGTAGATGCCATGCAGGGAGGTGTTGGGGATGGCACAGACCAGGGACACCACCCATACGGCACTGATGACATGCTTGGCATGCTTGTTGGTGGAGACATAGCGTATTTTTAGTGGATGGACCACGGCGATGTACCTCTCCGCACTCAGCACTGTCACATTTAGGATGGAAGCGAAGCAGACGGTCTCAAGGAGGAAAATCTTGAAGTAGCAGACTCCCTCGCCGAATGGGAAGGGGTAGTTCTGCCACATGTCGTAGATCTCCAGGGGCATCCCAAAGAGGAGCACAAGGAGGTCCGACACAGCCAGGCTGAACAGGAACAGGTTGGTGGTGGTACGCATCTTCTTGTGTTTGGAAATCACTGCGCATGTGAGAAGGTTGCCAGACACGCCAAGAAAGAAGATGAGCAGGTAAACCAGGGTGATAGGGAGGAAGACGGGAGAACGCTTCGGCCCTAGAAATTCCAGTAGGAGGTCCTCGATGGATTTGGTCCCAGAGTCATTTCCTGTGACGTTTAGCAACGTGATGTTACAGAACATGCCGTGCTGTTCTGAGATGTTGGAAAGAGAGTCCAGGCAGTACATCTCCATTTCACAGTAGGGGCTTGTAAGTGGGAGTAGAGAGGAACAGGATCACTGGAGATGTCTGCACATCATTGCTCTGAGAGACATTCCATACAGAGAGAAATACAACACCTAAAGAGTACCACAGCAACACTACAGCATTTTATATTACCGCATCCTGATTCTACATAAGATGATGTAAAAGCTCTCATATGGTGACTGACACAGCTCAGTAAAGTCTCACAAGAGATATATGTTTTTCACGATTAAGTCTTGACTAAAGGGCTGATCAGATTCCACTAGTTGTAACTGGGAATTATGAATTTACAGTACATCACAAATGCACACTTTGCCTCTTACAGTGATAGTATGGTGGTAGTTTCACCAATGTGTATAACATGAATACTGTAGTATATCTTGTGTATCCACAGTTTTCATGTTTGTGCAATTATTTACCACATATTATGATTCCCATTTTTCAGTCATCTGTTCTGTGCGAAGACAATTATTTGAATGTTAGCTAATTCAAATAAAAAATTATTCCTGCAATAACCAAGTCTTCAGCAGAACTTAGCACTGTGTGATAAACACATTCTAAATGCTTGGCAAAATCAAGTCTAATGTAAAAATGAAATAATTTTGTATTGCAGCAAAATGATGTGCTGTTGCTACAGTAATAGATGTCTCTATCACTTCATATATTTCAGAGCTGAGACATGAATATGTTTCATTAGGCCTGTTAGTTTCTCTGCAGTGGGTGTCTCATCTTACTCTATAGGAGCAGAAGGCAGGGATACAGAGCTAGAGGGTGTGAAAATGAGCTCTGGAGCTTACCTGTGATCCAATATGTTAATTATGCTATTGGCACCAAAGATTATCTATGCCCACTGATGAAACTGAACAGACTGTGCATAAAACTGGAAAGGCATTTTCACATGACTGCTACCCAAGCACTCTCCTAAACAACAGTTCAGCCTATTTTACAGACTGCAATTAGCAGCAGGATCCTGATTTAAGCGCATCAAATCAATTCATAAAGAATACATCCAAACCCAACATACTGTACCCCACATAGGCTGCCTGCCTGTTCAAGAAATTAAACTTCAACTCTAAAGTGACAGAAAATCTGAACTGAGCATAAAAGCAACACATGGGATAAAACAACATTCAGTCAATTTCATGACATTTAAATGTTCAGAACTAAAGTACGTGGACATACAAAAATATACGTGTGGCAGAAGAACTCAATGTATCCTTTATCTCTACTTCTTGCACTTACTTAGAATGAACGATTCTTAATTGTATGCTCAGCAAAAGCAACCAACTTTGTTTTAGACTACCATTGTATAATGTAATTTGAGACATTTGTGGAGCTCAGTAGAATTTGAACACACCTTCGATTCCTGTTCACAGCTGCCTGAGATTGCGCTTGCTCATCATTTTAACACGTCGAAGGACAAAAGAAAACGTGCTCCTTCTTCAAAAAGTCTGGACATGCTTTTAAAGAATAGTAGAAGGTGGtgaaaggagatgagaggagttaTCCGCTGCAAGAAACTGCGCCTGTGAAAACTGCTCCTTAGGTACCTGAAGCAGAGGGCTGACACACGTAGCGCATGCTCTAGAGAGTGGGTTTATTCATTTACTTATGGAACCGTTTTATGTGCCTCCTACCGGGCAGGTCAATTGAGAACATTGTAATTTATGAATATGCTAATGACGCCTGCTAACAACATTC
Coding sequences:
- the LOC129850152 gene encoding neuromedin-U receptor 2-like; the encoded protein is MEMYCLDSLSNISEQHGMFCNITLLNVTGNDSGTKSIEDLLLEFLGPKRSPVFLPITLVYLLIFFLGVSGNLLTCAVISKHKKMRTTTNLFLFSLAVSDLLVLLFGMPLEIYDMWQNYPFPFGEGVCYFKIFLLETVCFASILNVTVLSAERYIAVVHPLKIRYVSTNKHAKHVISAVWVVSLVCAIPNTSLHGIYYLNLPEKVAESAICSLIGAPWIYNLVILITTACFYIVPMTVMSGLYLVMGIQLGRERHLSQGTMRKNCSTNTNWRIHVERGRRRQATKMLAVVVLVFSICWAPFHIDRLLWSCIMQWSVWTDLNQTVYQCVHLLSGILFYLSSAVNPVIYNMLSTRFRECFWDLICRHTKDTTSRKDCPPFAKILLVPSGPVPNSQASPRDHNSLTSLLSPIGTGSTEITTLTCEHSCVVDSDFTATAF